A single Thermoanaerobacterium sp. RBIITD DNA region contains:
- a CDS encoding DUF1906 domain-containing protein, with amino-acid sequence MMSVEGVDYMYAVPANTVSCFAQNGIKFICRYYATSNNTKNLTQSEAKTISSNGIDIVTVYETNPTYASYFTYNQGYNDCLDAVSRAGEVGQPYNSAIYFAVDYDASNDLPNINNYFHGVGDAMQQYEKMNGGSKWYIGVYGGYAVVNYIKGKWGVSYVWQTSSWSNGNIYPGYNIYQYEISTKSNPVKLCNVEVDKDRSPGNYGGFRI; translated from the coding sequence ATGATGAGTGTAGAAGGTGTAGATTATATGTATGCAGTTCCAGCTAACACTGTTAGTTGCTTTGCACAAAATGGAATAAAATTTATATGCAGATATTATGCTACTAGCAATAATACAAAAAATTTGACACAAAGTGAAGCAAAAACAATATCTAGTAACGGGATTGATATAGTAACTGTTTATGAAACGAATCCGACATATGCAAGCTATTTTACTTATAACCAAGGCTATAATGATTGCCTTGATGCAGTTTCCAGAGCAGGAGAAGTAGGACAGCCATACAATAGTGCTATATATTTTGCTGTTGATTACGATGCAAGCAATGATTTACCCAACATAAATAATTATTTCCATGGTGTAGGTGATGCGATGCAACAATATGAAAAAATGAATGGCGGAAGCAAATGGTATATTGGTGTGTATGGAGGTTATGCAGTTGTTAACTATATAAAAGGTAAGTGGGGAGTTTCTTATGTTTGGCAAACATCTTCATGGAGCAATGGAAATATTTATCCAGGATATAATATTTATCAATACGAAATCAGTACGAAGTCAAATCCTGTTAAATTATGTAATGTAGAAGTAGATAAAGACCGTTCACCTGGCAATTACGGCGGATTTAGGATCTAA
- a CDS encoding peptidoglycan-binding domain-containing protein, which produces MTYPFTRILSQGDAGLDVYRLQYALNAVGRYYLISSCHCETDGIFGPETKSDLMSFQTWDNITADGIFGNIISDHLVKRYNAGPVAIWGDTYYLIHINNNIFVF; this is translated from the coding sequence ATGACGTATCCTTTCACACGTATATTATCTCAAGGCGATGCTGGACTAGATGTGTACAGATTACAATATGCATTAAATGCCGTCGGCAGATACTATTTAATTTCAAGCTGTCATTGCGAAACAGATGGCATATTTGGACCAGAAACTAAAAGTGATTTAATGTCTTTTCAGACCTGGGACAATATAACTGCCGACGGGATTTTCGGAAATATAATTTCAGATCATCTTGTAAAAAGATATAATGCCGGTCCAGTTGCAATATGGGGTGATACCTATTATTTAATTCATATTAATAACAATATTTTTGTATTTTGA
- a CDS encoding outer membrane lipoprotein-sorting protein yields MKLYNLYKECRKYANEHTPDVLEKVLKAPLNENTENTSVECQKRSVWNYLLTSFIAAAILMSLSIIFVNIHFWGSNRENGIVPKVTLSTSYNIVYAMQKTYDNIKTIVIEGKEISKNMKTNVVLSNNSWKEIYAGPLNYRYETPDFIRVVNGDKSWNYYKDLNRIEIIPSDPSGSPFLALKSKIDDIAKNDSYKLVGSEKIDGIDTNVIEVRSGNSKNDSWVDTYWIDKKTNFILKQETLHNDIKTVITYKTDFASDIDEESLKPNFPSNVPVIDRLTEFDIFHSINDAQKAVNFDIIVPDKIPKGFKLFEVRKYKNENAIELDYYNEDFTKFIFIQEYHKDKTTVNIMSNLNDDVLKRLKDDLKSKYKNIVINMN; encoded by the coding sequence ATGAAGTTGTATAACCTTTATAAGGAGTGTCGCAAGTATGCTAATGAGCATACGCCTGATGTATTAGAAAAGGTATTGAAAGCACCTTTAAACGAAAATACAGAAAATACAAGCGTAGAGTGTCAAAAAAGATCAGTATGGAATTATTTATTGACATCATTCATAGCAGCAGCTATTTTAATGTCTTTGTCAATAATATTTGTTAATATACATTTTTGGGGATCAAATAGGGAAAATGGAATAGTTCCTAAGGTTACTTTAAGTACATCGTATAATATTGTCTATGCTATGCAAAAAACTTATGACAATATTAAAACTATTGTAATTGAGGGCAAAGAAATATCAAAAAACATGAAGACAAATGTGGTTTTATCTAATAATTCCTGGAAAGAAATATATGCTGGCCCATTAAACTATCGATATGAAACGCCTGATTTTATAAGAGTCGTAAATGGTGATAAGTCATGGAATTATTATAAAGACTTGAATCGGATTGAAATAATTCCTTCAGATCCATCTGGCTCACCTTTCTTAGCCCTTAAATCAAAAATAGATGATATAGCAAAAAATGATAGTTATAAATTGGTAGGCAGCGAAAAAATAGATGGAATTGATACCAATGTAATTGAAGTGAGATCAGGTAATTCTAAGAATGATAGCTGGGTAGACACTTATTGGATAGATAAAAAGACAAATTTCATTTTAAAACAAGAAACTCTCCATAACGATATTAAAACTGTAATAACGTATAAGACAGATTTTGCTTCTGACATTGACGAGGAAAGTTTAAAACCTAATTTTCCTTCAAACGTTCCTGTAATTGATAGATTAACCGAGTTTGATATTTTTCATTCGATTAATGATGCACAAAAGGCTGTTAATTTTGATATAATTGTACCAGATAAGATTCCTAAAGGTTTTAAGCTATTTGAGGTACGGAAATATAAAAATGAAAATGCTATTGAGCTTGACTACTACAACGAGGATTTTACAAAATTTATATTTATACAAGAATACCATAAAGATAAGACAACTGTAAATATTATGTCAAATTTAAATGACGACGTATTAAAACGATTGAAGGATGATTTGAAATCAAAATACAAAAATATTGTTATTAATATGAATTAA